Proteins from a single region of Eremothecium gossypii ATCC 10895 chromosome VI, complete sequence:
- the RGD3 gene encoding Rgd3p (Syntenic homolog of Saccharomyces cerevisiae YHR182W) produces the protein MCRGVDSRAPREDLFQHFKYEYMGSTCLIFLEREVERHNMNRRIDLTSTFWSEDYLTGIDWLLHNIQSDISELVQFADLYDKFQESWSYAARQIAKVSTGDALEGYTKVKSYGKGTEMVARVYRNQTRQLEYLAEKLRTSSLAAVEDPIKNLLFQYREFQTDIESALKLDHGKVKRQMDALRSMHRQIKKKAAAIATLDPEDEEDLQSMETVVERQFPSSLGSSLKFGCEAEWEEYLSRLKNDVPITKRKWVIPGLPNEYFSGGDLYHSLKRLDAKMDTSLFNLENVGQQLLDFGVLRSYNDVLHRPGYKFTHQGFYCWVPDAPTPTGSMSPASSSGKILQDIWKRVSSGGTVEQDTTYAALEISQLNEQFVKQWFLWENEKLKLEVDLFYFMKKFAKLSKHKFRTMVDVDKSIVTSFEQEWKIDGKASAVDADEAWYEVYSKNHGTIGFYTPHAGLHFEMYTLQGTPVAQPWLFGTPLQDMPVLDNEQPVVLHKLLEKAQTLDPGLVAKEWAAPLDLVGISNMKRDCLNEYLLDCDHAAVMEKVLKKWTIGPNIIQLLRSWLLELPDSVVPFTLIGSFKEGGLDWLDLCPSSNLQCIAALAAHFNWLGPERLKVLFEQEPSPQPFPISHHFVRARVRAPLDCLLFDATLHRFFLDDEFTASCTRAARASPSARTGRPPKNHLTVADSYEFVPRPFRANSCEPSPTRNKRLSGLTILHPTSG, from the coding sequence ATGTGCCGTGGCGTTGACTCCCGAGCGCCGCGCGAGGACCTTTTTCAGCATTTTAAATACGAATATATGGGTTCAACTTGTCTAATATTTCTTGAGCGTGAAGTGGAAAGACACAACATGAACCGACGGATAGACCTCACAAGCACCTTTTGGTCCGAGGACTACCTGACGGGCATCGATTGGCTTCTGCACAATATACAGAGCGACATCAGTGAGCTGGTACAGTTCGCCGATCTGTACGACAAATTCCAGGAAAGTTGGTCGTACGCGGCCAGGCAGATTGCAAAAGTGAGCACTGGAGATGCATTAGAAGGATACACAAAAGTCAAGAGCTATGGAAAGGGTACGGAAATGGTGGCGCGAGTGTACCGCAACCAAACCCGACAGTTGGAGTACCTTGCGGAGAAGCTTCGGACGTCGTCCCTGGCAGCTGTGGAGGACCCCATCAAGAACCTGCTGTTCCAATATAGGGAGTTCCAGACAGACATCGAGTCTGCGCTGAAGCTGGACCACGGGAAGGTCAAGAGACAGAtggacgcgctgcgcagcaTGCACCGGCAAATCAAGAAAAAGGCGGCTGCTATTGCGACGCTTGATCCGGAAGATGAGGAGGACTTGCAGTCCATGGAGACCGTGGTGGAGCGGCAGTTCCCCTCGAGCCTGGGGTCGTCACTGAAATTCGGCTGTGAAGCGGAGTGGGAGGAGTACCTGTCCCGTCTAAAAAACGACGTGCCTATCACCAAGCGCAAGTGGGTGATCCCGGGCCTGCCCAACGAGTACTTCAGCGGCGGCGATCTTTACCACTCGCTGAAAAGACTGGACGCGAAAATGGACACTTCTCTCTTTAATCTGGAAAACGTGGGacagcagctgcttgaTTTTGGCGTACTAAGGTCGTACAATGATGTGCTGCACCGTCCAGGGTACAAGTTCACGCACCAGGGGTTCTACTGCTGGGTGCCGGATGCGCCCACGCCGACCGGCAGCATGAGTCCGGCCAGCTCCAGTGGTAAGATCCTACAGGACATCTGGAAACGCGTCAGCTCAGGAGGGACAGTTGAGCAAGACACTACATATGCGGCGCTCGAGATATCTCAGCTGAACGAGCAGTTCGTGAAGCAATGGTTTTTATGGGAAAATGAGAAACTGAAGCTGGAAGTCGACCTGTTCTACTTTATGAAGAAGTTTGCGAAGTTGAGCAAACATAAGTTCCGGACTATGGTCGATGTGGATAAGTCTATAGTCACTAGCTTTGAACAGGAATGGAAGATTGACGGAAAGGCGTCCGCGGTCGACGCCGACGAGGCGTGGTACGAGGTATATTCTAAAAATCACGGCACAATCGGCTTCTACACGCCGCACGCAGGCCTGCACTTCGAAATGTACACCCTGCAGGGCACACCGGTTGCCCAGCCGTGGCTCTTCGGCACGCCTTTACAAGATATGCCGGTACTGGACAATGAGCAGCCCGTGGTCCTCCACAAGCTGCTAGAGAAAGCCCAGACGTTGGACCCCGGCTTGGTCGCTAAAGAATGGGCAGCGCCTCTTGACCTCGTCGGCATCTCCAACATGAAGCGCGACTGCCTCAACGAGTATCTGCTGGACTGTGACCACGCCGCAGTAATGGAAAAAGTACTGAAAAAGTGGACCATCGGCCCGAATATCATCCAACTGCTGCGCTCGTGGTTGCTGGAGCTCCCGGATAGCGTCGTGCCGTTCACACTCATTGGCAGCTTCAAGGAGGGCGGCCTGGACTGGCTGGACCTGTGCCCCTCATCCAACCTCCAATGCATCGCCGCCCTCGCGGCTCACTTTAACTGGCTGGGCCCGGAGCGCCTCAAAGTCCTTTTCGAGCAGGAACCCTCGCCGCAGCCGTTCCCGATATCCCACCACTTCGTACGCGCCCGCGTGCGCGCACCCCTGGACTGCCTGCTCTTCGATGCCACTCTCCACCGTTTCTTTCTAGACGATGAATTCACCGCTAGCTGCACCAGGGCTGCCCGAGCCTCTCCCAGCGCCCGAACTGGGCGTCCGCCGAAAAACCACCTGACTGTCGCAGACTCCTACGAATTCGTGCCCCGTCCTTTCCGTGCCAACTCTTGCGAGCCATCCCCCACCCGAAACAAGCGTCTCAGCGGACTCACCATTCTACACCCTACTTCGGGCTGA
- a CDS encoding NADP(+)-dependent, decarboxylating phosphogluconate dehydrogenase (Syntenic homolog of Saccharomyces cerevisiae YHR183W (GND1) and YGR256W (GND2)), with protein sequence MRRDHILTASRGDIGLIGLAVMGQNLILNAADHGYTVVAYNRTVSKVDRFLEDEAKGKSIIGAHSVEELCANLKRPRRVILLVKAGSAVDAFIEQLLPYMEQGDIIIDGGNSHFPDSNRRFEELKQKGIHFVGSGVSGGEEGARYGPSLMPGGAPEAWPHIKEIFQSIAAKSEGEACCDWVGPAGAGHYVKMVHNGIEYGDMQLICEAYDIMKRLGGFTDKEIGQVFSEWNKGILDSFLIEITRDILLYEDLDGTPLVEKILDSAGQKGTGKWTAINALDMGMPVTLIGEAVFARCLSSLKDERMRASALLSGPEIPKDAVKDRKQFVDDLEQALYASKIMSYAQGFMLMREAGKTFGWELNFPAIALMWRGGCIIRSVFLAQITKAYRENPYLENLLFNKFFADAVTKAQQGWRRTIGLATTYGIPTPAFSTALAFYDGYRSKRLPANLLQAQRDYFGAHTFRVLPEAASAHLPVDKDIHINWTGKGGNISASTYQA encoded by the coding sequence aTGCGCCGAGACCATATACTAACAGCTAGCAGAGGAGATATTGGCCTGATCGGCCTGGCTGTCATGGGCCAGAACTTGATCCTAAACGCCGCCGACCACGGATACACGGTCGTGGCGTACAACAGGACGGTTTCGAAGGTGGACCGGTTCCTGGAGGATGAGGCGAAGGGCAAGTCCATCATCGGCGCGCACTCCGTGGAGGAACTCTGCGCGAACCTAAAGAGACCAAGACGGGTGATTTTGCTGGTCAAGGCCGGTTCTGCTGTTGATGCGTTCATCGAACAGCTGCTTCCATACATGGAGCAGGGTGACATCATCATTGACGGCGGTAACTCTCACTTCCCTGACAGCAACAGACGCTTTGAAGAGCTAAAGCAGAAGGGTATCCACTTCGTCGGCTCTGGTGTGTCCGGCGGTGAGGAAGGTGCTCGTTATGGTCCTTCCTTGATGCCTGGTGGTGCCCCTGAGGCATGGCCACACATCAAGGAGATCTTCCAGTCTATTGCTGCCAAGTCAGAGGGCGAGGCATGCTGCGACTGGGTCGGACCTGCCGGCGCTGGCCACTACGTCAAGATGGTGCACAACGGTATTGAGTATGGTGACATGCAATTGATCTGTGAGGCGTATGACATCATGAAGAGATTGGGTGGCTTCACGGACAAGGAGATTGGCCAGGTGTTCTCGGAGTGGAACAAAGGCATCCTAGACTCTTTCTTGATTGAGATCACGAGAGACATCTTGCTTTACGAGGATCTAGATGGGACCCCTCTAGTGGAGAAGATCCTGGACTCTGCTGGTCAAAAGGGTACTGGTAAGTGGACCGCTATCAACGCGTTGGACATGGGCATGCCTGTGACTTTGATCGGTGAGGCCGTCTTCGCTCGTTGCCTATCCTCCCTAAAGGATGAGAGAATGCGCGCTTCCGCGCTATTGAGCGGTCCCGAAATCCCTAAGGATGCTGTGAAGGACAGAAAGCAGTTTGTCGACGACTTGGAGCAGGCTTTGTATGCGTCCAAGATCATGTCCTACGCCCAGGGCTTCATGTTAATGAGAGAGGCAGGTAAGACTTTTGGCTGGGAGCTAAACTTCCCTGCCATTGCTTTGATGTGGAGAGGTGGCTGCATCATCAGATCTGTTTTCCTTGCCCAGATCACCAAGGCGTACAGAGAGAACCCTTACTTGGAGAACTTGTTGTTCAACAAGTTCTTTGCTGACGCTGTCACCAAGGCTCAGCAGGGCTGGAGAAGAACCATCGGGTTGGCAACTACCTACGGTATTCCTACTCCCGCCTTCTCTACCGCGCTTGCCTTCTACGACGGGTACAGATCTAAGAGATTGCCTGCCAACTTGCTGCAAGCTCAGCGTGACTACTTTGGCGCCCACACCTTCCGTGTGCTGCCAGAGGCTGCCAGCGCTCACTTGCCAGTAGACAAGGACATCCATATCAACTGGACCGGTAAGGGTGGTAACATCTCCGCCTCTACCTACCAGGCCTGA
- the SSP1 gene encoding Ssp1p (Syntenic homolog of Saccharomyces cerevisiae YHR184W (SSP1)), with protein MMTEEDSFLYLEEQDRIYSRDPTFESVGPKPFLQQNAVPPLPPLPALPQYPTRGVDSKSLLGRVKNMLFKGPYGNGPGGFPIPGDQVPIELHTQLKKQEQLWKIIKEKPFDPAVGLAATPPSRGSSGDTFLSGGADLSPRRQPPPPATRPAKAVSGLMNNKENEAAAAKYYHSGALQADNEQNSTAALELLTNKILGHRKIGLKKIQDRLNEIAEKKFAVNKLYGKLTQEFNIWSNDVVESEEGLRLVEELQRVLKLDMLMEKNSAQKFRDLAFGLNFIKLREDQMLLAKKELNSDIRKYENVRTKKGEYHEETSYWKEIVNTKQNSLAEVTILYQQALAKTMRELFTLSCVTFYENCTEMKEACKQFFSDSMEYLAGSLGEEYVDEYLDELRKRRADKKWAKLSFEDKNNPNKLAELIGNMYNGDDSLLSNVPKKHMIKFSAEAILKEEFDPVLKEKEPKLHFGTGLEEDWSQFPTEKYNGIASNKYFLERQAESIRNLDSHGNAVQNRSTDSTNKGSTRTLRGINPKYTRPAAQPLATTKEEVEAEESPKPSVVTQSSVYKTLRPSSQQLKQPGTEKSYQEVVMKFGSDIARSLDLRFKEAEEELNTNKWVSARTDG; from the coding sequence ATGATGACTGAGGAGGATTCCTTTCTTTATTTGGAAGAGCAGGACAGGATATACTCCAGAGACCCTACCTTTGAGTCTGTAGGCCCGAAACCATTTCTGCAGCAGAACGCTGTACCACCACTTCCACCACTTCCGGCACTGCCACAATATCCTACAAGAGGCGTTGATTCGAAGTCCCTCTTGGGCAGAGTCAAAAATATGCTATTCAAAGGGCCATATGGGAACGGCCCGGGCGGATTTCCCATACCCGGAGACCAGGTCCCAATTGAGCTTCACACTCAGCTCAAAAAGCAAGAGCAGCTCTGGAAGATCATTAAAGAGAAGCCATTTGACCCGGCAGTTGGCCTGGCAGCCACGCCTCCATCACGAGGTAGTAGCGGCGATACCTTTCTATCCGGCGGCGCAGATTTATCTCCCCGCCGCCAGcccccgccgccagctACACGGCCGGCAAAGGCAGTTTCCGGCTTAATGAACAATAAGGAGAAcgaagctgctgcagcgaAATACTATCATTCCGGAGCATTGCAGGCGGACAACGAACAAAATTCGACTGCGGCGCTCGAACTGCTAACAAATAAAATACTCGGTCATAGAAAGATAGGACTCAAGAAGATACAAGATCGTTTGAACGAGATCGCAGAAAAGAAGTTTGCAGTCAATAAACTCTATGGCAAATTGACACAGGAATTTAACATATGGTCCAACGATGTTGTGGAGAGCGAGGAAGGATTGCGACTAGTAGAGGAGTTACAGCGCGTTTTGAAACTTGACATGTTGATGGAGAAGAATTCCGCACAGAAATTTAGAGACCTTGCGTTTGGTTTAAACTTTATCAAGTTGAGAGAAGATCAAATGCTCTTGGCAAAGAAAGAGCTTAATAGTGACATTCGGAAATATGAAAATGTCAGGACAAAGAAGGGCGAATACCACGAGGAAACTTCGTACTGGAAAGAAATAGTTAACACAAAACAGAATTCGTTAGCAGAAGTCACTATACTCTACCAACAAGCGTTGGCAAAGACGATGCGTGAGCTCTTTACGCTATCATGCGTCACATTTTATGAAAATTGTACGGAAATGAAGGAAGCATGTAAGCAGTTTTTCTCAGATTCTATGGAGTATCTAGCCGGTTCGCTTGGGGAAGAATATGTGGATGAATATTTAGACGAATTGCGCAAGAGGAGGGCTGATAAGAAATGGGCCAAACTCAGTTTTGAGGATAAGAACAATCCTAACAAATTAGCAGAACTCATTGGAAACATGTACAATGGAGACGACTCTCTACTAAGTAACGTTCCTAAAAAACACATGATTAAGTTCTCTGCAGAAGCCATATTAAAGGAGGAATTCGATCCCGTGTTGAAAGAGAAAGAGCCCAAGTTGCACTTTGGGACTGGATTAGAGGAAGACTGGTCTCAGTTTCCTACTGAGAAGTATAATGGCATTGCAAGTAACAAGTATTTTTTGGAGCGACAGGCGGAATCCATTCGTAACCTTGATTCCCACGGCAACGCCGTGCAGAATCGTAGCACCGATTCGACAAATAAGGGCAGCACAAGAACTTTAAGAGGCATTAATCCGAAATATACACGGCCAGCTGCTCAGCCCTTGGCTACTACGAAGGAGGAAGTCGAGGCAGAGGAATCACCCAAGCCGTCTGTGGTTACTCAGAGTAGTGTCTATAAGACATTAAGGCCATCCAGTCAACAACTGAAACAACCCGGAACAGAAAAATCATATCAAGAAGTGGTTATGAAATTTGGATCTGATATAGCACGCTCTTTAGATCTACGCTTCAAAGAGGCGGAGGAAGAATTGAACACGAACAAGTGGGTTAGTGCACGAACAGATGGATAG
- the MTM1 gene encoding Mtm1p (Syntenic homolog of Saccharomyces cerevisiae YGR257C (MTM1)), producing the protein MSKETGKKVTLKERMVSASAGSLVTSLFLTPLDVVRVRLQQQEMLPSCTCTGQLSKPAGKVFWQDECFANVGCREPAARLQGTLEGLRKIAQLEGLPTLWRGLGITLVMAVPANVVYFSGYEALRDNSPLASRLPVANPLVCGAFARILAATTIAPLELLRTRLQSVPRARDTERTIYLIGDLLREMRHEVSVMGYRALFKGLEITLWRDVPFSAIYWGTYEFCKTQFWARHAATHNASNWDHFIGSFACGSMGGAVAALLTHPFDVGKTRMQIAIASPQQLTVGGKATKTDDSRGMFSFLNAIRKSEGIRALYTGLLPRVMKIAPSCAIMISTYELSKKFFTS; encoded by the coding sequence ATGAGTAAGGAAACCGGAAAGAAGGTTACGCTGAAGGAACGCATGGTAAGCGCCTCTGCTGGCTCGCTGGTCACGTCACTGTTTCTCACGCCACTGGACGTGGTCCGCGTGCGGCTTCAACAGCAAGAAATGCTTCCAAGTTGTACATGTACAGGACAGCTGTCGAAACCGGCAGGGAAAGTGTTTTGGCAGGATGAGTGCTTTGCAAACGTCGGCTGCCGAGAGCCTGCTGCGAGGCTGCAGGGAACTCTGGAGGGGCTCAGGAAGATAGCCCAACTAGAGGGTCTGCCGACTCTGTGGCGAGGGCTGGGGATTACGCTCGTAATGGCGGTGCCGGCTAACGTGGTGTACTTTTCCGGCTATGAAGCACTGCGTGATAACTCGCCCTTGGCATCCCGGCTACCTGTGGCAAACCCACTAGTGTGTGGAGCATTTGCGCGGATATTGGCTGCAACTACTATTGCGCCGCTGGAGCTATTGCGCACACGGCTCCAGAGTGTGCCCCGCGCAAGAGACACAGAGCGTACAATATATCTGATAGGCGACCTGCTGCGAGAGATGCGGCATGAGGTTTCGGTTATGGGTTACCGTGCGCTATTTAAAGGCTTGGAGATCACTTTATGGAGGGACGTGCCCTTCAGCGCAATCTATTGGGGAACATACGAGTTCTGTAAAACCCAGTTCTGGGCCCGCCATGCCGCAACCCATAATGCATCAAACTGGGACCATTTCATCGGCAGTTTTGCCTGCGGTAGCATGGGCGGTGCTGTTGCAGCACTTTTGACACATCCTTTTGATGTGGGCAAGACCCGCATGCAGATTGCGATTGCCAGTCCACAGCAGCTAACTGTGGGGGGAAAAGCTACGAAAACTGATGACTCAAGAGGCATGTTCTCATTTTTGAATGCCATTAGGAAATCAGAAGGTATTAGAGCGCTATATACCGGCCTATTACCTAGGGTGATGAAGATTGCACCAAGTTGCGCCATAATGATCTCGACTTATGAACTGTCGAAGAAGTTCTTCACTAGTTGA
- the PFS1 gene encoding Pfs1p (Syntenic homolog of Saccharomyces cerevisiae YHR185C (PFS1)): MHQYRKTKPLIPNIDVMNFDHDRRSSMIAGNGRKKFDTPRKDNVFGKKRAQETVTETPLQQMSNVDEPSSSFMMHPIQNKEQLLDNPPIFNNSPQYFPDLNYLSPWHSYSNGVGTPIPINSSMIGNPNLSNVPMTKTYDPYDVPQSSFPAYFNPRAALNMPHREKVNQWIENVPIHIVHEEYLTHDCYSIDEYMNWEEDEFDMSLFQRGEKTQINMATVDELLQFQLKRITSMVLRLYEESPEVPLDNSDATSY; encoded by the coding sequence ATGCATCAGTACAGAAAGACAAAACCACTTATCCCCAACATAGACGTCATGAACTTCGATCATGATAGGAGATCGTCTATGATTGCTGGAAATGGTAGGAAGAAGTTCGACACGCCCAGGAAGGACAATGTGTTCGGCAAGAAGCGCGCTCAGGAGACTGTCACCGAGACTCCGCTCCAGCAAATGAGCAACGTCGACGAACCATCTTCCAGTTTTATGATGCATCCAATCCAGAACAAGGAGCAGCTACTAGATAATCCCCCTATATTCAACAACAGTCCGCAGTATTTCCCAGATCTGAACTATTTATCTCCATGGCACAGTTATTCAAACGGTGTCGGCACCCCAATACCAATTAACAGTTCCATGATTGGGAACCCAAACCTTTCCAACGTCCCCATGACCAAGACGTACGATCCCTACGATGTTCCACAGTCGAGCTTTCCTGCCTATTTTAAtccgcgcgcagcgctGAACATGCCCCACCGCGAGAAGGTTAACCAATGGATAGAAAATGTTCCAATACATATTGTTCACGAAGAGTACCTGACTCACGACTGCTATAGCATTGACGAGTACATGAACTGGGAGGAGGATGAATTTGACATGTCTTTGTTCCAGCGCGGGGAGAAGACCCAGATTAATATGGCAACCGTCGACGAACTATTACAATTCCAGCTGAAACGGATAACCTCCATGGTTTTAAGACTATACGAGGAAAGCCCGGAGGTCCCATTGGACAACTCTGATGCTACATCTTACTGA
- the RAD2 gene encoding ssDNA endodeoxyribonuclease RAD2 (Syntenic homolog of Saccharomyces cerevisiae YGR258C (RAD2)): MGVHALWDILGPTARPVKLESLSNNRMAVDASIWIYQFLKAARDKNGNRLKGAHIIGFFRRICKLLYFGIKPVFVFDGGVPPLKRETIRQRKERREGKRESAAVTARKLLALQVQQQGDTAFKGNSRSKSEGSVTFRPSDEYELPNIPGFLYDERDERVMSTEEYKAVFEHLDELDGIDLESINPASKEFDELPNATQYLILSTLRLRSRLRMGYTKEQLEEIFKDSMDFSRFQIEMVKKRNFYTQKLMNTTGVHDGGLSKLDLEHSRSRVAGQRQKEYTLVKTEMGWAMSLGEYDGSEASKAIPLDDAAIAPTRPVQSSWSGNDVEDSDEDNLEWEDIDIAPKKEKKVADYSLKASAIPTTIVEGSSTGSQSFLDRPFRNSGKLRQPERAIQFVDDNSTDSDREYLDYVEETTNMEELKKTRGNLAGVEHRVSKHNPYKTAPDNATSEESLKDLSEVEEVPRKPGTRNDAQFPLQHKGTHNIMTDKINSELNDRMIPDVHTLPSINLGKGSFLFDIKTSKEESSSSGETKPEQRKINQDVPLWFNSVPTTNPHTATGFVSDKETSTFTEDEKLGIFSGVAATELMRQNVSSTDLESLEKELDGDSNDLEELTQLNKEHTEPTRAPDIPKGYLLKDTTQRSKEESTFAYDFPEEEEEVLVEQLRKEHADYNRFKHTLDPSIATTAFIEDELYEQNTKDKRDADEVTPEMIRDIQQLLSIFGIPYLTAPMEAEAQCAELLRLKLIDGIITDDSDVFLFGGSKVFKNMFQEKNYVEYYNTETISAELGLDRLKFIALAQLMGSDYTNGIKGIGPVSGIEILANYNTLEEFRTWYNEGQFRKSLLDKESLFQKNLRKKLTKSGVVLGDDFPSAAVSDAYLNPEVDHDTTKFVWGLPELDSLRTFLGSTLGWPTEKADEVLIPLIRELNKRRSKGTQSTLVEFFPTKFIDADKGAKLGRRIRDATVMLKKRRTK; the protein is encoded by the coding sequence ATGGGTGTGCATGCACTATGGGATATTTTGGGACCAACTGCACGCCCTGTCAAACTCGAGTCTCTATCCAACAATCGCATGGCTGTCGATGCATCCATATGGATATATCAGTTCTTGAAGGCAGCTAGGGACAAGAATGGCAATAGGCTGAAAGGCGCCCATATAATTGGGTTTTTCCGTCGCATATGCAAGTTATTATACTTTGGCATTAAACCTGTGTTCGTTTTTGATGGTGGTGTTCCACCTTTGAAGAGGGAAACTATCCGTCAGAGGAAGGAGAGGCGAGAGGGCAAGCGCGAGAGTGCAGCGGTAACTGCCCGCAAGCTGCTGGCCCTACAGGTACAGCAACAGGGGGACACGGCATTTAAGGGCAATAGTAGGTCAAAATCTGAAGGTTCGGTTACCTTCCGCCCATCTGATGAGTATGAACTACCGAATATTCCTGGCTTCCTATATGATGAGCGCGATGAACGTGTAATGTCAACCGAAGAGTATAAGGCTGTGTTTGAACATCTAGACGAACTAGATGGTATTGATTTAGAGTCAATTAACCCTGCATCCAAAGAATTTGACGAACTTCCAAATGCGACCCAATACCTTATTCTCTCCACTCTCCGCCTACGTTCGAGATTAAGAATGGGTTACACCAAAGAACAACTTGAGGAAATATTCAAAGATAGCATGGATTTCTCACGATTCCAAATTGAAATGGTTAAAAAGAGGAATTTTTATACTCAAAAGCTGATGAATACAACGGGCGTCCATGACGGTGGCCTTTCGAAGTTGGACTTGGAACATTCACGCAGCAGAGTTGCAGGCCAGCGACAGAAGGAGTATACACTTGTTAAAACAGAGATGGGCTGGGCGATGAGTCTTGGAGAGTATGATGGATCAGAGGCTAGCAAAGCTATTCCTCTAGATGACGCTGCTATAGCGCCCACGCGTCCAGTGCAGTCCAGTTGGTCTGGAAACGATGTCGAGGACAGTGATGAGGATAATCTCGAATGGGAGGATATCGATATAGCGCCTAAGAAAGAAAAGAAGGTAGCCGATTACTCGTTGAAGGCTTCTGCTATTCCCACAACAATAGTAGAGGGAAGTTCTACTGGCAGTCAGTCTTTTCTGGATAGACCTTTTAGAAACAGTGGGAAATTGCGGCAACCCGAGAGAGCGATACAGTTTGTTGACGACAATAGTACCGATTCAGATCGTGAGTATTTGGATTACGTAGAAGAAACGACGAATATGGAGGAACTAAAGAAAACCCGTGGCAACTTGGCAGGCGTTGAGCATCGCGTCTCGAAGCATAATCCTTACAAAACAGCTCCAGATAATGCCACTAGCGAAGAATCATTAAAAGACTTATCAGAAGTAGAAGAAGTCCCTCGAAAGCCCGGTACTCGCAATGATGCACAGTTTCCTTTGCAGCATAAAGGTACTCATAATATTATGACAGATAAAATAAATTCGGAATTAAATGACCGCATGATACCTGACGTGCATACCTTGCCCAGCATTAACCTAGGTAAGGGCTCATTCCTATTTGATATTAAGACCTCTAAAGAAGAATCATCTAGCTCTGGTGAAACAAAACCTGAGCAACGTAAGATTAATCAGGATGTACCCCTTTGGTTTAATTCAGTGCCAACAACCAATCCTCACACAGCTACTGGGTTCGTTTCAGATAAAGAGACAAGTACTTTCACTGAGGATGAAAAGCTTGGTATCTTCTCGGGGGTTGCTGCCACGGAACTCATGCGTCAGAATGTGTCCTCTACCGACCTTGAATCGCTGGAAAAGGAACTGGATGGTGATTCTAACGACCTGGAAGAACTTACGCAACTAAATAAAGAACACACAGAGCCAACGCGTGCACCTGACATACCAAAAGGATATTTGCTTAAGGATACCACACAACGCTCAAAAGAAGAATCTACTTTCGCATATGACTTCCCcgaagaagaggaagaagTCCTAGTCGAGCAGTTAAGGAAAGAACATGCCGACTATAATCGCTTCAAGCACACGTTAGACCCTTCCATTGCGACTACCGCATTTATTGAAGACGAATTATATGAACAGAATACGAAGGATAAGCGTGACGCTGATGAGGTTACGCCAGAGATGATTAGGGATATTCAACAGCTGCTGTCTATATTCGGCATCCCTTACCTAACCGCGCCTATGGAAGCAGAAGCTCAATGTGCAGAGCTTTTACGGCTGAAGCTGATAGACGGTATCATTACAGATGATAGTGATGTTTTCCTGTTTGGAGGGTCAAAAGTCTTTAAAAATATGTTCCAAGAAAAGAACTATGTTGAGTACTACAATACGGAGACTATATCGGCAGAACTAGGCTTAGACCGTTTAAAGTTCATCGCGCTTGCCCAATTAATGGGTAGTGATTATACGAATGGCATCAAAGGAATTGGACCGGTGTCCGGTATAGAGATACTTGCTAATTATAACACTCTGGAAGAGTTTCGCACATGGTACAATGAGGGACAATTCCGGAAAAGCTTGCTAGATAAGGAGTCGCTATTCCAAAAGAATCTCCGAAAAAAGCTGACTAAAAGTGGTGTTGTTCTGGGCGACGATTTCCCTAGTGCGGCGGTAAGTGATGCGTACCTTAACCCAGAGGTGGACCACGATACGACCAAATTTGTGTGGGGCCTACCAGAATTGGACAGTCTGAGAACTTTTCTTGGTAGCACCCTCGGGTGGCCGACGGAAAAAGCAGACGAGGTTCTGATTCCGCTTATCAGAGAACTGAACAAGCGGAGAAGCAAGGGTACACAGTCTACATTAGTCGAGTTCTTTCCCACAAAATTTATTGACGCTGACAAAGGCGCGAAATTAGGTAGAAGAATTAGAGATGCCACGGTTATGCTCAAGAAACGGCGTACGAAGTAA